A part of Myxococcus landrumus genomic DNA contains:
- a CDS encoding family 3 encapsulin nanocompartment shell protein gives MSANETAEQLPPSPGRVFAQAVALQGKNASVEFSHTITEAFPGFKRRPRIAVRGLFKVVKADSAKVKYWHEKPPEGPLAVSVEDVGLRPEAAFEFHTDLAVLKPTTAWIQVPPSLLDDPETLATFIDFRLLVRLCTAENQALARGRGGDRVRGILETPGVTRLPARSDPVSSLLAACDRVEQMGGSADGILVNPADYYRYFVGKGGLLADLTSMGVRIARARMVDPGQVIVGDFTAAATIFDSGRSSIRFAEAPAGIFPRQGLAVCGEIHEALVVHLPTHFYVASLV, from the coding sequence ATGAGCGCGAACGAGACAGCGGAGCAGCTCCCTCCTTCCCCCGGAAGAGTCTTCGCCCAGGCCGTGGCCCTGCAGGGCAAGAACGCCTCGGTGGAGTTCTCTCACACCATCACCGAGGCCTTCCCTGGCTTCAAGCGGCGTCCGCGCATCGCCGTGCGCGGGCTGTTCAAGGTGGTGAAGGCAGACAGCGCCAAGGTGAAGTACTGGCACGAGAAGCCCCCGGAGGGCCCGCTCGCGGTGTCCGTCGAGGACGTGGGGCTTCGTCCCGAGGCGGCCTTCGAGTTCCACACGGACCTGGCCGTCCTCAAGCCGACGACCGCGTGGATTCAAGTGCCGCCGTCGCTGCTGGACGACCCGGAGACGCTGGCGACCTTCATCGACTTCCGCCTGCTGGTGCGCCTGTGCACGGCGGAGAACCAGGCGCTCGCCCGGGGCCGGGGCGGAGACCGCGTGCGCGGAATCCTGGAGACGCCCGGCGTCACCCGGCTCCCCGCGCGCTCGGACCCCGTCTCCTCGCTCCTGGCCGCGTGTGACCGGGTGGAGCAGATGGGCGGCAGCGCGGACGGCATCCTCGTCAACCCCGCGGACTACTACCGGTACTTCGTGGGGAAGGGGGGCCTGCTCGCGGACCTGACCAGCATGGGCGTGCGCATCGCGCGGGCGCGCATGGTGGACCCGGGCCAGGTCATCGTCGGGGACTTCACCGCGGCCGCCACCATCTTCGACAGCGGCCGCTCCTCCATCCGCTTCGCGGAAGCCCCCGCTGGCATCTTCCCGCGTCAGGGATTGGCGGTGTGCGGCGAGATTCACGAAGCCCTCGTCGTCCACCTGCCCACCCACTTCTACGTCGCCTCGCTCGTCTGA
- a CDS encoding SAM-dependent methyltransferase, with product MFNVMQVARQLKSAVLADPERFYSNETGAWVTGLPKPQDIQVVTGREPFWINLGYWRDVERVDETNCERVGELFMTAQAQMAHLLARTARLSEHDSVLDCGFGYADQDILWAEEYRPARIIGINVTPNQVRIGQERVKLTGLDNVVRLELGSATRIPYGSGEFDVVFALESAMHFRTRGDFLREAFRVLRPGGRLVMADMCQKTDRESGSGLRRRLRHRYWRGRIAFPEANVWTTQRYLAELREAGFQKARLESIASDVYPAVNTALAALRGMTAAERKPGDITVAKVREDVRRARQMEFEQLQWLMLFNCDEYAVVHAEKP from the coding sequence ATGTTCAACGTCATGCAGGTCGCAAGGCAGCTCAAGAGCGCGGTGCTGGCGGACCCGGAGCGCTTCTACTCGAACGAGACGGGCGCCTGGGTCACCGGCCTCCCCAAGCCCCAAGACATCCAGGTCGTCACGGGACGGGAGCCCTTCTGGATCAACCTGGGCTACTGGCGCGACGTGGAGCGGGTGGACGAGACGAACTGCGAGCGCGTCGGTGAGTTGTTCATGACCGCACAGGCGCAGATGGCCCACCTGCTCGCACGGACGGCGCGGCTGAGCGAGCACGACTCGGTGCTGGACTGCGGGTTTGGCTATGCGGACCAGGACATCCTCTGGGCGGAGGAATACCGTCCCGCGCGAATCATTGGCATCAATGTCACACCCAACCAGGTCCGCATCGGCCAGGAGCGCGTCAAGCTCACCGGGTTGGACAACGTGGTCCGGCTGGAATTGGGCTCGGCGACACGGATTCCCTACGGCTCCGGCGAGTTCGATGTCGTCTTCGCGCTGGAGTCCGCCATGCATTTCCGGACCCGCGGCGACTTCCTCCGAGAGGCCTTCCGGGTGCTGCGGCCGGGGGGGCGTCTGGTGATGGCGGACATGTGCCAGAAGACGGACCGCGAGTCGGGCAGCGGGCTGCGCCGCCGCCTGCGCCACCGCTACTGGCGGGGACGGATTGCGTTTCCGGAGGCCAATGTCTGGACCACGCAGCGCTACCTCGCGGAGCTGCGCGAGGCGGGCTTCCAGAAGGCGCGGCTGGAGTCCATCGCGTCGGATGTCTACCCCGCCGTCAACACGGCGCTGGCGGCGCTGCGAGGCATGACGGCCGCCGAGCGGAAGCCCGGCGACATCACGGTGGCCAAGGTGCGGGAGGACGTGCGGCGTGCCCGGCAGATGGAATTCGAACAGCTCCAGTGGCTGATGCTGTTCAACTGCGACGAGTACGCCGTCGTCCACGCGGAGAAGCCCTGA
- a CDS encoding 3-hydroxyacyl-CoA dehydrogenase NAD-binding domain-containing protein — protein MSEQNTIRWEQDADGIVLLTMDDPNQSANTMNAAYIASMRATVNRLAKEKSSITGVILTSAKKTFFAGGDLKDLLRIRKEDAKQAFEFGQEIKAQLRVLETLGKPVVAAINGAALGGGLEIALACHRRIVADVKGAQIGLPEVTLGLLPGGGGVVRTVRMLGIVDAMMKVLLQGQRYRPKEAQEVGLVHEVVDSVDALLPAAKAWVKANPSAQQPWEAKGYKIPGGTPSSPGLAANLPAFPANLRKQIKGTNLPAPRAIMAVAVESTQVDVDTAFTIESRYFTELVTGQVAKNMIQAFFFDMQHINSGGGRPKGHPQHTAKKVGVLGAGMMGAGIAYVCAKAGIDVVLKDVSQAAAEKGKQYSVKLVEKGVQKGKTTKEKGDALLARISPTSDPAALQGCDLVIEAVFESVELKHKVFQEVQGVVAPDAVLASNTSTLPITQLAEGVQRPEDFVGMHFFSPVDKMPLLELIAGKKTSDATLAKAIDIAVQMGKTPIVVNDSRGFFTSRVIGTFLNEAIAMVGEGLAPASIEQAGLQAGYPAAPLSLMDELTLTLPRKIRQETKAAVEAAGQTWVEHGSATVIDALIDKHGRKGRSTGGGFYDYADDKRVGLWPGLAQHFTRAGHTIPFEDMKDRMLFAEAVDTVRCFDEGVLRSAADANIGSILGIGFPPWTGGVVQFINGYEGPTGTGLKGFILRARELAERYGKHFLPPASLVEKAERGELLK, from the coding sequence ATGAGCGAGCAGAACACCATCCGCTGGGAACAGGATGCCGACGGCATCGTCCTCTTGACGATGGACGACCCGAACCAGTCCGCCAACACGATGAACGCCGCCTACATCGCGTCCATGCGGGCGACGGTGAACCGGTTGGCCAAGGAGAAGTCCTCCATCACCGGCGTCATCCTCACCTCCGCGAAGAAGACCTTCTTCGCCGGCGGTGACCTCAAGGACCTGTTGCGCATCCGCAAGGAGGACGCGAAGCAGGCCTTCGAGTTCGGGCAGGAAATCAAGGCGCAGCTGCGCGTGCTGGAGACGCTGGGCAAGCCCGTGGTCGCCGCCATCAACGGCGCGGCGCTGGGCGGTGGGCTGGAGATTGCCCTCGCCTGTCACCGCCGCATCGTCGCCGACGTGAAGGGCGCGCAGATTGGCCTGCCGGAAGTGACGCTGGGCCTGCTGCCCGGTGGCGGCGGCGTGGTGCGCACCGTGCGCATGCTGGGCATCGTGGACGCGATGATGAAGGTGCTGCTCCAGGGCCAGCGCTACCGCCCCAAGGAGGCCCAGGAGGTGGGCCTGGTGCATGAGGTGGTGGACTCCGTGGACGCGCTGCTGCCCGCGGCCAAGGCATGGGTGAAGGCCAACCCGAGCGCGCAGCAGCCGTGGGAGGCCAAGGGCTACAAGATTCCGGGCGGCACGCCGTCCTCGCCGGGCCTCGCGGCGAACCTGCCCGCCTTCCCCGCCAACCTGCGCAAGCAGATCAAGGGCACGAACCTGCCCGCCCCGCGCGCCATCATGGCCGTCGCGGTGGAGAGCACGCAGGTGGACGTGGATACCGCGTTCACCATCGAGTCGCGCTACTTCACCGAGCTCGTCACGGGCCAGGTCGCGAAGAACATGATTCAGGCGTTCTTCTTCGACATGCAGCACATCAACTCCGGCGGCGGGCGGCCCAAGGGCCATCCGCAGCACACCGCGAAGAAGGTGGGCGTGCTGGGCGCGGGGATGATGGGCGCAGGCATCGCCTACGTGTGCGCCAAGGCGGGCATCGACGTGGTGCTCAAGGACGTCAGCCAGGCCGCCGCGGAGAAGGGCAAGCAGTACTCCGTCAAGCTCGTGGAGAAGGGCGTCCAGAAGGGCAAGACGACGAAGGAGAAGGGCGACGCGCTGCTGGCGCGCATCAGCCCCACCTCGGACCCGGCCGCGCTCCAGGGCTGCGACCTGGTCATCGAGGCCGTCTTCGAGAGCGTGGAGCTCAAGCACAAGGTCTTCCAGGAGGTCCAGGGCGTCGTGGCCCCGGACGCGGTGCTGGCGTCCAACACCTCCACGCTGCCCATCACCCAACTGGCGGAAGGCGTGCAGCGCCCGGAGGACTTCGTGGGCATGCACTTCTTCTCCCCCGTGGACAAGATGCCGCTCCTGGAGCTCATCGCGGGCAAGAAGACGAGCGATGCCACGCTGGCGAAGGCCATCGACATCGCGGTGCAGATGGGCAAGACGCCCATCGTCGTCAATGACAGCCGTGGCTTCTTCACCAGCCGCGTCATCGGCACGTTCCTCAACGAGGCCATCGCCATGGTGGGCGAGGGCCTGGCCCCCGCGTCCATCGAGCAGGCGGGACTCCAGGCGGGCTACCCCGCCGCGCCGCTGTCCCTCATGGACGAGCTCACGCTGACCCTGCCGCGCAAGATTCGCCAGGAGACGAAGGCCGCCGTCGAGGCCGCTGGCCAGACGTGGGTGGAGCACGGCAGCGCCACCGTCATCGATGCGCTGATTGACAAGCATGGACGCAAGGGCCGCTCCACCGGCGGTGGCTTCTACGACTACGCGGACGACAAGCGTGTGGGATTGTGGCCGGGCCTCGCCCAGCACTTCACCCGCGCGGGCCACACCATCCCCTTCGAGGACATGAAGGACCGGATGCTGTTCGCCGAGGCCGTCGACACGGTGCGCTGCTTCGACGAGGGCGTGCTGCGCTCGGCGGCGGACGCCAACATCGGCTCCATCCTGGGCATCGGCTTCCCGCCCTGGACGGGCGGCGTGGTCCAGTTCATCAACGGCTATGAGGGCCCCACCGGCACCGGCCTGAAGGGCTTCATCCTCCGGGCGCGCGAGCTGGCCGAGCGCTACGGCAAGCACTTCCTGCCCCCCGCGTCGCTCGTCGAGAAGGCCGAGCGAGGCGAGCTCCTGAAGTAA
- a CDS encoding acetyl-CoA C-acetyltransferase produces MSQEAFIYDAVRTPRGKGKKGALHGTKPLSLLVGLVNALKKRHPNLDPQHIDDVVLGIVSPVGDQGADIARTLVLAAGLPETVGGVQLNRFCASGLTAVNMAAQQVRSGWEHLVIAGGVESMSRVPMGSDGGAWAMDPATNYDTYFVPQGISADLIATLEGFTREDVDRYAAESQARAAHAWAQGYFKKSVVPVVDQNGLTILDRDEHMRPETTVASLGQLGPSFAGMGEMGGFDAVALQKYHAVERIEHIHTPGNSSGIVDGAALVLIGSEKAGKAMGLKPRARIAAVATSGAEPTIMLTGPLPATRKLLDIAGLSVKDIDLFELNEAFASVVLKYQKDLGIPSDKLNVNGGAIAMGHPLGATGAMILGTMVDELERRNARRAVITLCVGGGMGVATLIERV; encoded by the coding sequence GTGAGCCAGGAAGCATTCATCTACGACGCAGTCCGTACTCCGCGAGGCAAGGGCAAGAAGGGCGCGCTGCACGGCACCAAGCCCCTGTCGCTGCTCGTGGGCCTGGTGAACGCGCTCAAGAAGCGCCACCCGAACCTGGACCCCCAGCACATCGACGACGTGGTGCTGGGCATCGTCTCGCCCGTCGGTGACCAGGGCGCGGACATCGCGCGCACGCTGGTGCTGGCCGCGGGCCTTCCGGAGACGGTGGGCGGCGTGCAGCTCAACCGCTTCTGTGCTTCGGGCCTGACGGCGGTGAACATGGCCGCCCAGCAGGTGCGCTCGGGCTGGGAGCACCTGGTCATCGCCGGTGGCGTGGAGAGCATGTCGCGCGTGCCCATGGGCTCCGACGGCGGCGCGTGGGCCATGGACCCGGCCACCAACTACGACACTTACTTCGTGCCGCAGGGCATCTCCGCGGACCTCATCGCGACGCTGGAGGGCTTCACCCGCGAGGACGTGGACCGCTACGCCGCCGAGTCCCAGGCGCGCGCCGCCCACGCCTGGGCCCAGGGCTACTTCAAGAAGTCCGTCGTCCCCGTCGTCGACCAGAACGGCCTCACCATCCTGGACCGCGACGAGCACATGCGGCCGGAGACGACGGTGGCGTCGCTCGGGCAGTTGGGCCCCTCCTTCGCGGGCATGGGCGAGATGGGCGGCTTCGACGCGGTGGCGCTCCAGAAGTACCACGCGGTGGAGCGCATCGAGCACATCCACACGCCGGGCAACTCCTCGGGCATCGTCGACGGAGCGGCGCTGGTGCTCATCGGCTCCGAGAAGGCGGGCAAGGCCATGGGCCTGAAGCCGCGCGCGCGCATCGCCGCGGTGGCCACCTCCGGCGCGGAGCCCACCATCATGCTCACCGGCCCGCTGCCGGCCACGCGCAAGCTGCTGGACATCGCGGGGCTGTCCGTGAAGGACATCGACCTGTTCGAGCTCAACGAGGCCTTCGCCTCCGTGGTCCTCAAGTACCAGAAGGACCTGGGCATCCCGAGCGACAAGCTCAACGTCAACGGCGGCGCCATCGCCATGGGCCACCCGCTGGGTGCCACCGGGGCGATGATTCTGGGGACCATGGTGGACGAGCTGGAGCGGCGCAATGCCCGCCGGGCCGTCATCACCTTGTGCGTCGGTGGTGGCATGGGCGTGGCCACCCTCATCGAGCGCGTCTGA
- the folD gene encoding bifunctional methylenetetrahydrofolate dehydrogenase/methenyltetrahydrofolate cyclohydrolase FolD, with translation MARNIDGTEISRVMRAEMAQQVADLQAQGVTPGLSVVLVGNNPASQAYVSSKTRACEALGMKGQTLHLPEAVSTEDLFAAIDRLNADASVHGILVQLPLPAHLPYKAVLEHIHPDKDVDGFHPRNAGLAFVGDPRAFVPCTPAGIMEMLRREDISTRGKHVVIVGRSLIVSKPLASLLMAPGPDATVTITHRHTPDLASFTRQADILIVAVGKQNLITADMVKPGVVVIDVGQNRVADTDSPRGYRMVGDVDFDAVSQVAAAITPVPGGVGPMTITMLLANTIQSARQSLQARAGKTP, from the coding sequence ATGGCGCGGAACATTGATGGAACCGAAATCAGCCGGGTGATGCGGGCCGAGATGGCCCAGCAGGTCGCGGACCTCCAGGCCCAGGGCGTCACCCCGGGACTCTCCGTGGTGCTCGTGGGCAACAACCCGGCGAGCCAGGCCTATGTGTCGAGCAAGACACGCGCGTGCGAGGCGCTGGGCATGAAGGGGCAGACGCTCCACCTGCCCGAGGCTGTCTCCACCGAGGACCTGTTCGCCGCCATCGACCGGCTCAACGCCGACGCGTCGGTCCACGGCATCCTGGTGCAGCTCCCGCTCCCCGCGCACCTGCCCTACAAGGCCGTGCTCGAGCACATCCACCCGGACAAGGACGTGGACGGCTTCCACCCGCGCAACGCGGGCCTGGCCTTCGTCGGAGACCCGCGCGCCTTCGTGCCCTGCACCCCCGCGGGCATCATGGAGATGCTGCGCCGGGAGGACATCTCCACGCGCGGCAAGCACGTGGTCATCGTGGGACGCAGCCTCATCGTCAGCAAGCCCCTGGCGTCCCTGCTGATGGCGCCCGGCCCGGACGCCACCGTCACCATCACCCACCGCCACACGCCCGACCTGGCCTCCTTCACGCGGCAGGCGGACATCCTCATCGTCGCCGTGGGCAAGCAGAACCTCATCACCGCGGACATGGTGAAGCCCGGCGTCGTCGTCATCGACGTGGGACAGAACCGCGTCGCGGACACGGACTCGCCCCGGGGCTACCGGATGGTGGGCGACGTGGACTTCGACGCCGTCAGCCAGGTCGCCGCGGCCATCACCCCCGTCCCCGGCGGCGTGGGCCCGATGACCATCACCATGCTCCTGGCGAACACGATCCAGTCCGCGCGACAGTCGCTCCAGGCTCGCGCCGGAAAGACGCCGTAA